From the genome of Azospira restricta, one region includes:
- a CDS encoding bacteriohemerythrin: MDEVPHGLLPTELMIGHPEVDAQHDEIFCRIETLKAVMLEDGQPHHAEFDALIAFFELHFATEEACAQAAGIDFSAHAREHLKSLRILSRAVADLRDGRLDLRTFLRYLEYWFEQHINDFDKALGHRLEDARARGSRSLRSPAGIGLSA, from the coding sequence ATGGACGAGGTCCCGCATGGCTTGTTGCCGACCGAACTGATGATCGGCCATCCCGAGGTGGATGCTCAGCACGACGAGATTTTCTGCCGGATCGAGACCCTGAAGGCCGTCATGCTCGAGGACGGCCAGCCGCATCATGCCGAGTTCGATGCGCTGATCGCCTTCTTCGAGTTGCATTTCGCCACCGAGGAGGCCTGCGCCCAGGCTGCCGGCATCGACTTCTCCGCGCATGCCCGCGAGCACCTCAAGAGCCTGCGTATCCTGTCCCGTGCGGTTGCCGACCTGCGCGACGGCCGCCTCGACCTGCGCACCTTCCTGCGCTACCTCGAATACTGGTTCGAGCAGCACATCAACGATTTCGACAAGGCGCTCGGTCACCGCCTCGAGGACGCGCGCGCACGCGGCAGCCGCAGTCTCCGTTCGCCGGCGGGAATCGGCCTCTCCGCCTGA
- a CDS encoding DMT family transporter, which translates to MNSRHPPGASAFALMILLCAIWGFQQVTIKIAIDGISPVLQSGIRSLVGLALLMLWARWRGLPLLQADGTARLGLLAGALFAVEFVFIYAGLAHTTASRMIVFLYTAPCLTVLGLHWCVPGERLHWRHFAGIALAFAGITAGFLGESGSAAGTFLGDLLGLLAAVGWAATTVLIRASGLSRISASKVLGYQLAVSAVVMLPLSPLLGEAGITRLSLPVLLALAYQGVIVAFASYLAWFWLLQTYLVGRLMVFSFLTPLFGVAFGVLFLDDPLTPSFLLAAGCVAAGIVLVNLPQGKKA; encoded by the coding sequence ATGAATTCACGCCACCCGCCCGGCGCCTCCGCCTTTGCCCTGATGATCCTGCTCTGCGCGATCTGGGGCTTCCAGCAGGTGACCATCAAGATCGCCATCGACGGCATCAGCCCGGTGCTGCAGTCGGGCATCCGCTCCCTCGTCGGGCTGGCGCTGCTGATGCTGTGGGCGCGCTGGCGCGGCCTGCCGCTGCTGCAGGCGGACGGTACGGCGCGCCTGGGCCTGCTGGCCGGCGCGCTGTTCGCAGTGGAATTCGTCTTCATCTATGCCGGGCTGGCGCACACCACCGCCTCGCGGATGATCGTCTTTCTCTATACCGCGCCGTGCTTGACGGTACTCGGGCTGCATTGGTGTGTTCCCGGCGAGCGGCTGCACTGGCGGCATTTCGCCGGCATCGCGCTGGCCTTCGCCGGCATCACGGCCGGCTTCCTCGGCGAGAGCGGCAGCGCCGCGGGCACTTTCCTCGGCGACCTGCTCGGCCTGCTCGCCGCCGTCGGCTGGGCGGCGACCACCGTGCTGATCCGCGCCAGCGGACTCTCGCGGATCAGCGCCAGCAAGGTGCTGGGGTACCAACTCGCCGTTTCCGCCGTCGTCATGCTGCCGCTGTCGCCGCTGCTCGGCGAGGCCGGAATCACCCGGCTCAGCCTCCCGGTGCTGCTGGCGCTCGCCTACCAGGGGGTGATCGTCGCCTTCGCCAGCTATCTCGCCTGGTTCTGGCTGCTGCAGACCTACCTGGTCGGCCGGCTGATGGTGTTCTCCTTCCTCACGCCGCTGTTCGGCGTCGCCTTCGGCGTGCTCTTCCTCGACGATCCGCTGACGCCGAGCTTCCTGCTCGCCGCCGGCTGCGTGGCGGCCGGCATCGTGCTGGTGAATCTGCCGCAGGGCAAGAAGGCATGA
- a CDS encoding DMT family transporter, whose protein sequence is MHFLFPLLAVLIWSANTVVSKAAAGVVDPAAISLYRWLVAALALTPLFAVPLWRARRELLPQLPRFAVLSLLGMVAYQCLAYYAAHRTSATNMGVICALVPLLGLLLNGLVFRARLSSWVVAGVALSLAGVLYLLGAGHPARLLGSGINLGDGLMLLGAACYALYGILYQRWSPPFGQWLNLYVQALLAVALLTPLAISAETLAVPARGVPLVLFAGLGSSVLASYFWMRGLQQLGSERTAVFMNLLPLCTALIAAVTLGERIHAYHWLGGGLILLGVGLSQRRPAARLQPA, encoded by the coding sequence ATGCACTTCCTCTTCCCGCTGCTCGCCGTACTGATCTGGTCCGCCAACACCGTCGTCTCGAAGGCGGCGGCGGGCGTCGTCGACCCGGCGGCGATCTCGCTCTACCGCTGGCTGGTCGCCGCGCTGGCGCTGACGCCGCTGTTCGCCGTCCCGCTGTGGCGCGCCCGCCGCGAACTGCTCCCGCAGCTGCCGCGCTTCGCGGTGCTGTCGCTGCTCGGCATGGTGGCCTACCAGTGCCTGGCCTACTACGCGGCGCACCGCACCTCGGCGACCAACATGGGCGTCATCTGCGCGCTCGTGCCGCTGCTCGGTCTGCTGCTCAACGGGCTGGTCTTCCGCGCCCGGCTGTCGTCCTGGGTCGTCGCCGGCGTCGCGCTGTCGCTGGCCGGCGTCCTCTACCTGCTCGGCGCCGGCCATCCGGCGCGCCTGCTCGGCAGCGGCATCAACCTCGGCGACGGCCTGATGCTGCTTGGCGCCGCCTGCTACGCGCTGTACGGCATCCTCTACCAGCGCTGGTCGCCGCCCTTCGGGCAATGGCTGAACCTCTATGTGCAGGCGCTGCTGGCGGTGGCGCTGCTGACGCCGCTGGCGATCAGCGCCGAAACGCTGGCCGTGCCGGCGCGCGGCGTGCCGCTGGTGCTCTTCGCCGGCCTCGGCTCGTCGGTGCTCGCCTCGTATTTCTGGATGCGCGGGCTGCAGCAGCTGGGCAGCGAGCGCACGGCGGTGTTCATGAACCTGCTGCCGCTGTGCACCGCGCTGATCGCCGCCGTCACGCTCGGCGAGCGGATCCACGCCTACCACTGGCTGGGCGGCGGCCTGATCCTGCTCGGCGTCGGCTTGAGCCAGCGCCGGCCGGCGGCGAGGCTGCAGCCCGCCTGA
- a CDS encoding AraC family transcriptional regulator — MNELPYAATDLALPAPAPLHFRYEKFLANTDYEWHRHPWGQINRISLGILELSLPERTLAAPAEYLVWIPAGVPHAAHIRQALDYVSVYVADDVARQLPTQPCLIPQPPLVRALLDDFCARGVGAVAEPWDEAQARLLVQRMVQAGSVEDYLPDSADRLLRPILAAVRGQPGDSTTLQAWAQRVHSTERTLARRFRQELGMSFVAWRTRVRLLQALAWLKQGKAVGAIAFDLGYATPSAFIAMFAKQTGITPERYRRQLCAG; from the coding sequence ATGAACGAACTCCCCTACGCCGCCACCGACCTCGCGCTGCCGGCGCCGGCGCCGCTCCACTTCCGCTACGAGAAATTCCTGGCCAACACCGACTACGAGTGGCATCGCCATCCCTGGGGCCAGATCAACCGCATCAGCCTCGGCATCCTCGAACTGTCGCTGCCCGAGCGCACGCTGGCGGCACCGGCCGAGTACCTGGTGTGGATTCCCGCCGGCGTGCCGCACGCCGCGCACATCCGGCAGGCGCTGGACTACGTCTCGGTCTACGTCGCCGACGACGTGGCCCGGCAGCTGCCGACGCAGCCCTGCCTGATCCCGCAGCCGCCGCTGGTGCGCGCGCTGCTCGACGACTTCTGCGCGCGCGGCGTCGGCGCCGTCGCCGAGCCGTGGGACGAGGCGCAGGCGCGACTGCTCGTGCAGCGCATGGTGCAGGCCGGCAGCGTCGAGGACTACCTGCCGGACAGCGCCGACCGGCTGTTGCGGCCGATCCTCGCCGCCGTGCGCGGCCAGCCCGGCGACAGCACCACGCTGCAGGCCTGGGCGCAGCGCGTGCACAGCACCGAACGCACGCTGGCGCGGCGCTTCCGGCAGGAACTGGGAATGAGCTTCGTCGCCTGGCGGACGCGGGTGCGGCTACTGCAGGCGCTGGCCTGGCTGAAACAGGGCAAGGCGGTCGGCGCGATCGCCTTCGACCTCGGCTACGCGACGCCGTCGGCGTTCATCGCGATGTTCGCGAAGCAGACGGGGATCACGCCGGAACGCTACCGGCGGCAGCTGTGCGCCGGCTGA
- the lexA gene encoding transcriptional repressor LexA, whose product MTKLTPRQQEILDFIRNTVEVLGAPPTRAEISSAFGFASPNAAEEHLKALAKKGSIVLEPGAARGIRLVEQLGLPLIGTVAAGSPILAVENVLGRYALDAHLFSPRADFLLRVRGLSMINAGIFDGDLLAVHRTPEARDGQIVVARLQEEVTVKRLRRHGPVVELVAENPDFEPIIVDTRKEEVAIEGIAVGLIRGSEAL is encoded by the coding sequence ATGACCAAGCTTACCCCCAGGCAGCAGGAAATCCTCGATTTCATCCGCAATACGGTCGAAGTCCTCGGCGCGCCGCCGACGCGGGCGGAGATCTCGTCGGCCTTCGGTTTCGCGTCGCCCAACGCCGCCGAGGAGCACCTCAAGGCGCTCGCCAAGAAAGGCAGCATCGTCCTCGAACCGGGCGCCGCACGCGGCATCCGGCTGGTCGAGCAGCTCGGCCTGCCGTTGATCGGCACGGTCGCCGCCGGCAGCCCGATCCTCGCCGTCGAGAACGTCCTCGGCCGCTACGCGCTCGATGCGCATCTCTTTTCGCCGCGCGCCGATTTCCTGCTGCGCGTGCGCGGCCTGTCGATGATCAACGCCGGCATCTTCGACGGCGACCTGCTCGCCGTGCATCGCACCCCCGAGGCGCGCGACGGCCAGATCGTCGTCGCCCGCCTGCAGGAGGAGGTGACGGTCAAGCGCCTGCGCCGCCACGGTCCGGTGGTCGAACTGGTCGCCGAGAACCCCGACTTCGAGCCGATCATCGTCGACACGCGCAAGGAGGAAGTCGCCATCGAAGGCATCGCCGTCGGCCTGATCCGGGGCAGCGAGGCGCTCTGA
- a CDS encoding PLP-dependent aminotransferase family protein, translating to MDEPLAAPVADRTPLYRALAGQYRSAIESGALRPGERFPSVRTLMGRHGVSLSTALQVCRSLESEGWLEARPRSGNFVRRPKRFAAAALQEPDHAALPDPAQFVGIHARVSDFVARGIVARSKGKPVRINLSGAACAPALYPGEALKNAATRALRRHPDLLVKNIALNGNAGFRGILARRAMESGMVLSPDEIVVTHGCIEALNVALRAVAQPGDIVAVESPTYFGLLQVLESLGLRALEIPTSPQTGISLEALELATRTYPEIKAVVVVPVLQNPLGSIMPDAHKARLVALCDAAGIALIEDDTYGALANGDAPRKALKHWDRTGNVIHCASLHKILAAGMRLGWISAGRRQARVEMLKYAQTRSSEELSQLAAGEFIASSAFDRYLRRLRGQLADQRARTAAAIAECFPAGTRFNEPDGGLMLWIELPADISSQRVFDAALDEGILVAPGQMFSNSNRFDNYLRLNCGLPFTDEVEAALRRLGQLVAQARR from the coding sequence ATGGACGAACCGCTTGCAGCCCCCGTCGCCGACCGGACCCCGCTCTACCGCGCGCTGGCCGGCCAATACCGCAGCGCGATCGAGAGCGGCGCGCTGCGACCGGGCGAGCGTTTTCCGTCGGTGCGCACGCTGATGGGCCGCCACGGCGTCAGCCTGTCCACCGCCCTGCAGGTCTGCCGCTCGCTCGAAAGCGAAGGCTGGCTGGAGGCGCGGCCGCGCTCCGGCAATTTCGTGCGGCGGCCGAAGCGCTTCGCGGCGGCGGCGCTGCAGGAACCCGACCACGCCGCCCTGCCCGACCCGGCGCAGTTCGTCGGCATCCACGCCCGCGTTTCCGATTTCGTCGCCCGCGGCATCGTCGCCCGCAGCAAGGGCAAGCCGGTGCGCATCAACCTTTCCGGCGCCGCCTGCGCGCCCGCCCTGTACCCCGGCGAGGCGCTGAAGAACGCCGCCACCCGTGCGCTGCGCCGCCACCCCGACCTGCTGGTGAAGAACATCGCGCTCAACGGCAACGCCGGCTTCCGCGGCATCCTGGCGCGGCGAGCGATGGAGAGCGGCATGGTGCTGTCGCCCGACGAGATCGTCGTCACCCACGGCTGCATCGAGGCGCTCAACGTCGCGCTGCGCGCCGTCGCCCAGCCCGGCGACATCGTCGCCGTCGAGTCGCCGACCTACTTCGGCCTTCTGCAGGTGCTCGAATCGCTCGGCCTGCGCGCGCTGGAAATTCCCACCAGCCCGCAGACCGGGATCTCGCTCGAGGCGCTCGAACTGGCGACGCGGACGTATCCGGAAATCAAGGCGGTGGTCGTCGTGCCGGTGCTGCAGAACCCGCTCGGCAGCATCATGCCGGATGCGCACAAGGCCCGCCTGGTCGCCCTCTGCGACGCCGCCGGCATCGCGCTGATCGAGGACGACACCTACGGCGCGCTGGCCAACGGCGATGCGCCGCGCAAGGCGCTGAAGCACTGGGACAGGACCGGCAACGTCATCCACTGCGCGTCGCTGCACAAGATCCTCGCCGCCGGCATGCGCCTCGGCTGGATCAGCGCCGGCCGCCGGCAGGCGCGGGTGGAGATGCTCAAGTACGCGCAGACGCGCAGCAGCGAGGAGCTGTCGCAGCTCGCCGCCGGCGAGTTCATCGCCTCCAGCGCCTTCGACCGCTACCTGCGCCGCCTGCGCGGCCAGCTCGCCGACCAGCGCGCGCGCACCGCCGCCGCGATCGCCGAATGTTTTCCCGCCGGCACCCGCTTCAACGAGCCGGACGGCGGCCTGATGCTGTGGATCGAGCTGCCCGCCGACATCTCCTCGCAGCGCGTGTTCGACGCCGCCCTCGACGAAGGCATCCTGGTCGCCCCCGGGCAGATGTTCTCCAACTCGAACCGCTTCGACAACTACCTGCGGCTGAACTGCGGGCTGCCGTTCACCGACGAGGTCGAGGCCGCGCTGCGCCGGCTCGGCCAGCTGGTCGCGCAGGCGCGGCGCTAG
- a CDS encoding Y-family DNA polymerase, translated as MLWLALRLPLLPLEVFPQRPPPSAVIASERIVACDPSATQGGVCPGMRLADAWALLPGLTVCERSGEREQRQLAALACWSGRFTSEVCLQPPAALLLEISGSLRLFGGLAALCAQVESGCAAQGHAAAIAVAPTPLAALWLAAEKPGSRCLSPAALPAALADLSLAVLDLPPAQAARAAGFGVRSLGELLRLPRAGLARRLGAAAVTTLARGLGEVADPRPRFAFPDTFAEHLELPARVHDAESLLFAARRLLQRCCGWLAARAAGVRELRLEMAHERHERQPASALELHFAAPTRDGERIERVLRERLGRLALTAPVIALRLVAERVEALGGRERGLFGDAAGGEGVAMLVERLQARLGSEAVQGLAALPAHRPECASRLVPPGAGSAVPAAGARPCWLLPQAEPLAEVGGRPQRGGPLELLSGPERIESGWWDEGEAGAVGDVRRDYFVALSPRREWLWIFRSAQGWFLHGLFS; from the coding sequence ATGTTGTGGCTGGCGCTGCGCCTTCCGCTGCTGCCGCTCGAAGTCTTTCCCCAGCGGCCGCCGCCTAGCGCCGTCATCGCCAGCGAACGCATCGTCGCCTGCGATCCGTCGGCGACGCAGGGAGGCGTTTGCCCGGGGATGCGGCTGGCCGATGCCTGGGCCTTGTTGCCCGGGCTGACGGTCTGCGAGCGCAGCGGGGAACGGGAGCAGCGGCAACTCGCGGCGCTGGCCTGCTGGTCCGGACGCTTCACTTCCGAGGTCTGCCTGCAGCCGCCCGCGGCGCTGCTGCTCGAGATTTCCGGCTCGCTTCGCCTCTTCGGCGGCCTCGCTGCGCTCTGCGCGCAGGTCGAGAGCGGCTGTGCGGCGCAGGGGCATGCGGCGGCGATCGCCGTCGCGCCGACGCCGCTCGCCGCCCTCTGGCTCGCGGCGGAAAAGCCGGGCAGCCGCTGCCTGTCGCCGGCGGCCCTGCCGGCCGCGCTCGCCGATCTGTCGCTGGCCGTGCTCGACCTGCCGCCGGCGCAGGCCGCGCGCGCTGCCGGTTTCGGCGTGCGCTCGCTGGGCGAACTGCTGCGCCTGCCGCGCGCCGGCCTGGCGCGCCGGCTCGGCGCCGCGGCGGTGACGACGCTGGCCCGCGGCCTCGGCGAGGTCGCCGATCCGCGGCCGCGTTTCGCTTTCCCCGATACCTTCGCCGAGCATCTGGAGTTGCCGGCGCGCGTGCACGATGCCGAAAGCCTGTTGTTCGCGGCACGGCGCCTGCTGCAGCGCTGCTGCGGCTGGCTGGCGGCGCGCGCCGCAGGCGTCCGCGAACTGCGGTTGGAGATGGCGCACGAGCGGCATGAACGGCAGCCGGCGAGCGCGCTGGAGCTGCACTTCGCTGCGCCGACCCGCGACGGCGAGCGCATCGAGCGCGTCCTGCGCGAGCGTCTCGGCCGCCTGGCGCTGACGGCACCGGTGATCGCGCTGCGCCTCGTCGCCGAGCGCGTCGAGGCGCTCGGCGGGCGCGAACGCGGCCTGTTCGGCGATGCCGCGGGCGGGGAGGGGGTGGCGATGCTGGTCGAGCGCCTGCAGGCCCGCCTTGGCAGCGAGGCGGTGCAGGGGCTGGCGGCGCTGCCGGCGCATCGTCCGGAATGCGCCTCGCGTTTGGTGCCGCCCGGCGCGGGGAGCGCTGTGCCGGCGGCAGGGGCGCGCCCCTGCTGGCTGCTGCCGCAAGCGGAGCCACTGGCCGAGGTCGGCGGCCGGCCGCAGCGCGGCGGTCCGCTCGAACTGCTCAGCGGACCGGAGCGGATCGAAAGCGGCTGGTGGGACGAAGGCGAGGCAGGGGCGGTCGGCGACGTGCGGCGGGACTATTTCGTTGCCCTGTCGCCCCGCCGCGAATGGCTATGGATTTTCCGCAGCGCACAAGGATGGTTCCTGCACGGCCTTTTTTCCTGA
- a CDS encoding error-prone DNA polymerase, translating to MLSHLPAYAELHCLSCFSFLRGAAHPDELVARAQALGYAALALTDECSLAGVVRAHVAAKACGLKLIVGTEFTLVDGLRLVLLAEDRAGYGNLSALITLARRRAEKGAYRLLRGDLEGILPGAGVPGCLCLWLPVAADEAAAADGRWLAARFPGRCWLAVELHNGADDAAKLAGLRQLAQDCGLPAVAAGDAHMDVRSRRPLQDVLTALRLKTTVFAAGHALFPNGERHLRTRLRLGRLYPPALLAETLNIAARCNFSLDELRYEYPDEVVPPGETPAGYLAREVEAGLARRYPQGVPLGVRGQVEMELALIAELRYEAYFLTVYDIVNFARGKEILCQGRGSAANSAVCYALGITEVDPARSNLLFERFISKERGEPPDIDVDFEHERREEVVQYIYAKYGRGRAALAAALITYRTRGALRDVGRALGFSPAQIDALSGSLAWWDSRDQLPARCAAVGLDPDSPRVAKWLALTEMLVGFPRHLSQHVGGFVIARGPLARLVPIENAAMAERTVIQWDKNDIEALGLLKVDVLALGMLSAVRRALDLLGRRLQDIPAEDPVVYEMICRADTIGVFQIESRAQMAMLPRLKPRCFYDLVVEVAIVRPGPIQGDMVHPYLQRRERLRATGQPLRFSRPELADVLGRTCGVPIFQEQAMQLAVVAAGFTPGEADKLRRAMGAWQRKGGLDHFRGKLLAGMAARGYPAELAERLYRQIEGFGDYGFPESHAASFALLAYVSAWLKRHHPAEFLCALLNSQPMGFYSPSQLVQDAQRHGVTVLPVDVQTSEVAASIGEAPEPLPPVAPSTSSGQAPSSPRRGRSEGQKSSRRKTSGSGPGAVRLGLQSIAGLSQTAAEAVAACRPAGGYASVTDLAVRTGLAQRDLDALAAAGALQRLAGHRRRAAWAAAGAAVQLDLLAAAAPAEPVPPLAAPSEGEDIVADYASLGLTLGRHPLRLLRERLAQRRFLSAGELAGQADRALVRAAGIVTCRQRPGTASGVVFLTLEDETGLANIVVYGRLADRQRRELLGARLLGVLGQVQREGEVVHLVAGRLLDLSPWLGGLATASRDFH from the coding sequence ATGCTGTCTCATCTCCCGGCCTACGCCGAGCTTCACTGTCTTTCCTGCTTCAGCTTCCTGCGCGGCGCCGCGCATCCCGATGAACTGGTCGCCCGCGCGCAGGCGCTCGGCTATGCCGCGCTGGCGCTCACCGACGAATGCTCGCTGGCCGGCGTCGTGCGCGCGCACGTGGCGGCCAAGGCCTGCGGCCTCAAGCTCATCGTCGGCACCGAATTCACGCTCGTCGACGGCCTGCGGCTGGTGCTGCTGGCCGAAGACCGGGCCGGCTACGGCAACCTCTCGGCGCTGATCACGCTCGCCCGGCGGCGGGCGGAGAAGGGCGCCTACCGCCTGCTGCGCGGCGACCTCGAAGGCATCCTGCCGGGCGCCGGCGTGCCCGGCTGCCTGTGCCTGTGGCTGCCCGTCGCCGCGGACGAGGCGGCCGCCGCCGACGGGCGCTGGCTGGCGGCCCGCTTCCCCGGCCGCTGCTGGCTCGCCGTCGAACTGCACAACGGCGCCGACGATGCGGCGAAGCTCGCCGGCCTGCGGCAGCTGGCGCAGGACTGCGGCCTGCCGGCGGTGGCCGCCGGCGACGCGCACATGGACGTCCGCTCCCGCCGCCCGCTGCAGGACGTGCTCACCGCGCTGCGCCTGAAGACCACCGTCTTCGCCGCCGGCCACGCGCTCTTTCCCAACGGCGAGCGCCACCTGCGCACGCGCCTGCGCCTCGGTCGCCTCTACCCGCCGGCACTGCTGGCGGAAACGCTGAACATCGCCGCGCGCTGCAACTTCTCGCTCGACGAGCTGCGCTACGAATACCCGGACGAGGTGGTGCCGCCCGGCGAGACCCCCGCCGGCTACCTTGCCCGAGAGGTCGAGGCCGGCCTCGCGCGCCGCTATCCGCAGGGCGTGCCGCTGGGCGTGCGCGGGCAGGTGGAGATGGAGCTCGCGCTGATCGCCGAACTGCGCTACGAGGCCTACTTCCTCACCGTCTACGACATCGTCAATTTTGCCCGGGGCAAGGAAATCCTCTGCCAGGGCCGCGGCTCGGCCGCCAATTCGGCGGTGTGCTACGCGCTGGGCATCACCGAGGTCGATCCGGCGCGTTCCAACCTGCTCTTCGAGCGCTTCATCTCGAAGGAGCGCGGCGAGCCGCCGGACATCGACGTCGACTTCGAGCACGAGCGGCGCGAGGAGGTGGTGCAGTACATCTACGCGAAGTACGGTCGCGGCCGCGCGGCGCTGGCGGCAGCGCTGATCACCTACCGTACGCGCGGCGCGCTCCGCGACGTCGGCCGCGCGCTCGGCTTCTCGCCGGCGCAGATCGACGCGCTGTCCGGGTCGCTGGCGTGGTGGGACAGTCGCGACCAGCTGCCGGCGCGCTGCGCCGCGGTCGGCCTCGATCCGGACAGCCCGCGCGTCGCCAAGTGGCTGGCACTGACTGAAATGCTGGTCGGCTTCCCGCGCCACCTGTCGCAGCACGTCGGCGGCTTCGTCATCGCGCGCGGGCCGCTCGCGCGGCTGGTGCCGATCGAAAACGCGGCGATGGCCGAGCGCACGGTGATCCAGTGGGACAAGAACGACATCGAGGCGCTCGGACTGCTGAAGGTCGACGTGCTGGCGCTGGGCATGCTCTCCGCCGTGCGCCGTGCGCTCGACCTGCTCGGCCGGCGGCTGCAGGACATCCCGGCCGAGGACCCGGTGGTGTACGAAATGATCTGCCGCGCCGACACCATCGGCGTTTTCCAGATCGAGTCGCGCGCGCAGATGGCCATGCTGCCGCGCCTCAAGCCGCGCTGCTTCTACGACCTCGTGGTGGAAGTGGCGATCGTCCGCCCCGGCCCGATCCAGGGCGACATGGTCCATCCCTACCTGCAGCGGCGCGAGCGCCTGCGCGCGACCGGCCAGCCGCTGCGCTTCTCGCGCCCGGAACTCGCCGACGTGCTCGGCCGCACCTGCGGCGTACCGATCTTCCAGGAACAGGCGATGCAGCTCGCCGTCGTCGCCGCCGGCTTCACTCCGGGCGAGGCCGACAAGCTGCGGCGGGCGATGGGCGCCTGGCAGCGCAAGGGCGGGCTCGACCATTTCCGCGGCAAGCTGCTCGCCGGCATGGCCGCGCGCGGCTACCCGGCCGAGCTGGCCGAGCGCCTCTACCGCCAGATCGAAGGCTTCGGCGACTACGGCTTCCCCGAATCGCACGCCGCCTCGTTCGCGCTGCTCGCCTACGTTTCCGCGTGGCTCAAGCGGCACCATCCGGCGGAATTCCTCTGTGCGCTGCTGAACAGCCAGCCGATGGGCTTCTACTCGCCGTCGCAGCTGGTGCAGGACGCGCAGCGGCACGGCGTGACGGTGCTGCCGGTCGATGTGCAGACGAGCGAGGTGGCGGCCAGCATCGGGGAGGCGCCCGAACCCCTCCCGCCGGTCGCCCCTTCGACAAGCTCGGGACAGGCACCGAGTAGCCCACGCCGTGGGCGTAGCGAAGGGCAAAAGTCCTCCCGGCGGAAAACTTCCGGAAGCGGGCCGGGCGCCGTTCGCCTGGGGCTGCAGAGCATCGCCGGCCTGTCACAGACGGCCGCCGAGGCTGTCGCCGCATGCCGTCCGGCCGGTGGCTACGCCAGCGTCACGGATCTTGCCGTGCGCACCGGTCTCGCGCAGCGCGACCTCGACGCGCTGGCCGCCGCCGGCGCGCTGCAGCGTCTCGCCGGCCACCGCCGCCGGGCAGCGTGGGCGGCGGCCGGCGCCGCCGTGCAACTCGACCTGCTCGCCGCCGCCGCGCCGGCGGAGCCGGTGCCGCCGCTCGCCGCGCCGAGCGAGGGCGAGGACATCGTCGCCGACTACGCCAGCCTCGGCCTGACCCTCGGCCGCCATCCGCTGCGCCTGTTGCGCGAGCGCCTCGCGCAGCGGCGCTTTCTCTCCGCCGGCGAGCTTGCCGGGCAGGCCGACCGGGCGCTGGTGCGCGCCGCCGGCATCGTTACCTGCCGGCAGCGGCCGGGCACTGCCAGCGGCGTCGTCTTCCTGACGCTGGAGGACGAGACCGGACTCGCCAACATCGTCGTCTACGGCCGCCTTGCCGACCGGCAGCGGCGCGAACTGCTCGGTGCGCGCCTGCTCGGCGTGCTCGGGCAGGTGCAGCGGGAAGGCGAGGTGGTGCATCTGGTGGCCGGCCGGCTGCTCGACCTCAGCCCGTGGCTGGGCGGGCTGGCGACGGCGAGCCGGGATTTCCACTGA
- the imuA gene encoding translesion DNA synthesis-associated protein ImuA, which translates to MSAGAAAAAGQPDLADVLARSDVWRGDTLAQAPLPGVPSGFGELDAELPGAGWPRGGLVELLPERRGIGEMALLMPALARISSAELAWVVCVAPPLPPYAPAWAAAGVSLSRLLVTRAAGGDAAWACARALEADGVGALVAWLPAADASTLRRLQLLAEKSRTLIFLFRPAAAVRESSPAPLRIALAAGRTAGRLSLNLLKRRGGARAAPLELDLARPAPLSSAFHVVAGAAPSAAAARSLSPAAAA; encoded by the coding sequence ATGTCCGCCGGCGCCGCCGCTGCCGCCGGGCAGCCCGACCTTGCCGACGTCCTCGCGCGCAGCGACGTCTGGCGCGGCGATACGCTGGCGCAGGCGCCGCTGCCCGGCGTGCCCAGCGGCTTCGGCGAACTCGACGCCGAGCTGCCGGGCGCCGGCTGGCCGCGCGGCGGGCTGGTCGAGCTGCTGCCCGAGCGCCGGGGAATCGGCGAAATGGCGCTGCTGATGCCGGCGCTGGCCCGCATCTCCAGCGCAGAGCTGGCCTGGGTGGTCTGCGTGGCGCCACCGCTGCCGCCCTATGCGCCGGCCTGGGCCGCTGCCGGCGTCTCGCTGTCGCGCCTCCTGGTCACCCGCGCCGCCGGCGGCGATGCCGCCTGGGCCTGTGCCCGCGCGCTCGAGGCCGACGGCGTCGGCGCGCTGGTCGCCTGGCTGCCGGCGGCCGACGCGTCGACGCTGCGCCGCCTGCAACTGCTGGCCGAAAAGAGCCGCACGCTGATCTTCCTCTTCCGCCCGGCCGCCGCCGTCCGGGAGTCCTCGCCGGCGCCGCTGCGCATCGCGCTGGCGGCGGGCCGGACCGCCGGCCGCCTCTCGCTCAACCTGCTCAAGCGGCGCGGCGGCGCCCGTGCCGCACCGCTCGAACTCGACCTGGCGCGCCCCGCGCCGCTGTCGTCCGCGTTCCATGTTGTGGCTGGCGCTGCGCCTTCCGCTGCTGCCGCTCGAAGTCTTTCCCCAGCGGCCGCCGCCTAG